The Acidobacteriota bacterium DNA segment AGGAGTCGCACACGCCGATGGTGACATCTTCCATGATGATAAAGCCCGACTTGTGCTTGAAGGCCTCGCGCTTGACCAGGCGGGGGCGCACCATGCCGCCGCAGTGTTCACACCGATAGCCGTACTTTGATCCCATATCCGTTCTCACGATACTTCGTAGACGGTGATGATCAGGAAACGCCCCCCGCCTGGGAAGCGCCCTACAACTCCGACTGGAGTCTGACCGTCACCGGCTCGGCCCTCTATGACATATCT contains these protein-coding regions:
- a CDS encoding YgiT-type zinc finger protein — translated: MGSKYGYRCEHCGGMVRPRLVKREAFKHKSGFIIMEDVTIGVCDSCGNRYYSADILHAVHEVATGTRRAERTEQVPVAHL